The following nucleotide sequence is from Syntrophus gentianae.
CCACAATAACCTCCATAGCAGCTCCTGCCGCTATATCAAGGACGTGCCCAATCGTATTATTGATGAGGGAGGATTCGGAAAAGACGGAGATAATAACAGAGAAATCCGGATTCATGCGATCCCTTCATAACCAAAGATTTTCCAAAGATGCAGAGCTTGCGGCTCTGCATCCTGGTTCCTTTCGGCAGCTGTCCATTTCACGGTCTGACGGTCACTTGTTCGCCGGGCATATCATAACTTTCGCGGTTATTTTCAGCTTTGGTTTAAACAGGTGTTGCCCTATCGCCTTCTCCAGCCGCTCCAGACAGGAAATCCATTCTCATCGCGGAGTTTTAATATTTCATCGCCCTTCTTGACCTCAGCGGCAATGATCGCCGGCTTTCCGTCAAAGGTTGCCCTCGAACCCTTCACCACGATTTTGTCCTTCGGCTTGATTTTTATATCCTGATTTTCAATAAACCAGCCGGGTCCCAGATGTACAGACAGGGTTTCCTTGTCCGTTTTCACCGTCATGTGGACACCATAGCTCATGCCCCTCACCGGCGTAATCTTATCAATGCCGATGACCTCTCCGCTGATCGTTTCAACGGTTGCGGGATTGTACATTCTGCCGTAGGATGTACCCATCCCCCAACCGCCACTGCCTTTCCACATCATGCCCCTTTGGGCGAAAGACTCGGAAACAAGGGAAAGACAAACAACAAAAATCAGCGCCGCCAAAAATCCAACTTTTTTCATTTTACCTTCCTCCTTTCTTTTTTGTCCATTTTATCTTCGACTTATGCTCGTGTCACGAAAAATCAACACCTAGCAAGTCGATCCAACCTACAGTCCTTTCTTTTCAAACCAGAGGAACAGGGAAATCGTACCCGCCCAGAAGAGGGCAATCACGACCCAGGGTGAAAGACCGGTCACCTCCGGCAGCCCGATCTTGCCGAAGTTTTTCCAGGCGAGAACCGTGGATTTAAAAAAGGGATAGAGTTCAGCATACAGAGCGGCCCCGGCAATCATGCCCAGGACGGCAAAAATAGCATGCCAGCGCCCCTCTCCAAGGGCGCCGACGGAAGTTCCTGGACAGAACCCCATGACGGCCCATCCGGCGCCGAACAGGGCACCTCCCAGCACTACGGCGCCGACATTCATGGGTTTGTGGCCTAAGGATATGATTCCGGCATTCGACAGCAGAGTGATCCCCACCATGCCGACGAGAATGGATGAAAGCATGAACTTCAGAATGGTCATGTCCTTCAGCAACAGGGCGCCGAGTTGTTTGTCATAACGGAGAACGCGCCCCTTCTGCAGCAGAAACCCGAAAAGCACCCCTGTTATCAGCCCCAGTATCTGTTCCGTGCTCATGACGGCCTCCTTCCATAGACAATCGCGGCAACGAGAACGCCTACGCCGAAGAACATCGCCAGCGCCACAAAGGCGCTGACCGACAGCTGCATCATACCGCTGAGCCCATGGCCGCTGGGGCAGCCGTCCGCCATCCGGGCGCCCACCATGGCGACCATGCCTCCCAGAAAGGCCCCGGTGGCCCGCTTCCCGATCGACGGACCAAACCGCTTTTTCCAAATCGGTGGAACCCCCTCCAGCTTGAAACTCTTGTCCGAAAGGGAAGAAATCAGCGCCCCCAGGAAAATGCCGCAAACCAGCATGAACTGCCAATCAACGCGAACCTTTTCCTTGGTGAAGTACTCGTTCAACGACACATGCTCTCCGGCAACGGTTCGCTCAAGAAGGCCGGCCGCCCGGACAAATGTCGTCGATGCCCCCAGATAGGTTGATTTCCCGAGCAGTTCGGTTGTTGCCCACACGGAGACAATGGCCAGAATTCCCACAAGAGCCCCGGCAAGGTAAGGGCTCCACCCCCCATTCGCTGTTTTCTTTTTCATCTTCCTTTCCATCTTCATCTCCTTCCTGCTCCATGGATCTATGCCTTCTGTTTGATCATTGAAAGATCCGGTCCGAGTATTTCACCTACCACGCGGCTGACTGAACCTGGATTATAGGGGCGACAACGAGATTTTTCACTATTCTTGAAAGCACTTTCCACAGGGTTTTTACTCCTGTGCTTTGTGAATCATTGCCCGTTCTATTTCCGCCAGCCACAGGGGATGGCGGTGCCTGGCGTAGTCGAGCCGGACGGCGCCCGTGAAGATTCCCCGGACCAGAGGGCGGTTGGGCTTCAAAATGATCGCTGCGATATGCCCCAGAAAGGCCAGGATAAAAAGCACGAAAAAGACATTGTGGACCCACGTGGCAGTCAGAACGATGGACAGCGGCATATCGGGGGCGTAGACATTCTTCCACGTTTTGACCAGACCGGACAGAATCAGCATGGCAATGATTCCGGCCATGCCTGCATAAGCCAGGCGTTGCTCCGGCAGATATTTAGAAAAAGGCGGCTCCTCTCCCTTGCCGAAAAAGCTCTTGATAACGGTGACAGACGTCCGGATATCGCCCTTCCGGGGAATCATTCCCCGGTCGCCGCGGATTCCATGGTAAACCAGATGAAAGAATGCCAGGGCAATAAAGATGACCGAGGCGAGATAGTGGACCTGCAGAGAGATAAAGTAATCCCCGGACCAGGACAATCCCGGCAGAGAAGTGATGTAATAGCGCTGGGCCATGGGCAGCTGGAAGAGTCCCGTCAGCAGCAGGACCAGGCCGGAAAGGGCGATGCCCCAGTGTTCGATCAATTCAACGGCGCTGTGGCGGACAATCAGACCTTTCTCTTCTAATCTTTTCTCACCCATTGCCTTGTTCCTCCCCATGCGACTCCTTCTTCCGCCGGGACAGCCAGTTGAAGCCGGCGGCAGCGCCAACAACGATTCCCAGGACCGGCGCTCCCAACACGAATTTCCCCGCGGAGTCCGAGCTGGCCATCCGTCTTTGGACGCCGGGCTTCATATCCGGAAGGCCCGGTTCCTTCTTCATGGTGCCGTTGATTTGTTCGAAGGGGACAGGAGATACGTACAGGGTTGCCGTCCCGCCGTTTTCGGTCTTTCCGTAAATGAAGCCGTCGATCGCCTTGGCCCGTTCCTCTGCCATGGCGGCTATCTCCTGTCTCGGCCCGATGAGCATGGCCTTCCTGGGGCAGGCCTCTATGCATCCCGGCTGTTTTCCCTCTTTCAGGAGATTGCTGCAGAGGTCGCATTTGTACATCACGCCGTTTCCCATCAGGGTCGGCAGGATGTGGAGATAAATGCCTACGCCGGACTGCCGCTGGGGGATCTCCCAGGGACAGACGGCCTTGCATTTGGCGCCGCCGAAACAGAGATCCTGGTCGATCACCACCGCGCCATTCTCATGCTTGTGATTTGCGGAAAAGGGGCAGATCGTCGCGCAGGCCGGTTTGTCGCAGTGCATGCACCGGCGTGGGACGAAAATCGTTCTTGCCTGTCCTTTCCAGAGAATGTCGGCCTTGTGGACGTAGAGAAAATTGTAGGGTGTCAGGCGGTCGCTGACCTCTCTTTTTTCCGACCAATCCTCGACGGTTTTTCGCGGCCAGGGAATGGGGATGGGATCGGCAATGGTGGGGATGGTGTTCCTGTTGATCTCCTTGCAGGCGGCCACGCAGGCTGGCATTTTACGATCCGTACAACCGTCACAGAGGGTGAGATCAATCAGCGTCGCCACTTTTTCCTTCCCCTCTGCACGGGCCGCCTGCGGTAGACTCAAGCCCGAAATCGCCAAAGCCCCCGTCGATGCCTTCAGGAAGGAACGGCGGCTGATCTTCGGTATCTTTTCCTCTTCCATTGTTCTCTCCTGCTACGCCATGCGGATATACCGGGCTAAGGCTTTCTGGAACTCTTCCATTGCGTTGTCGCTTTCCTTAGAGGAGGCTTCATGAATGCATTGCTGCAAATGGTTTTGGACCATCGCATTCCCTGTATTCTTTACGGCCGCAATCACAGCGGAAATCTGCGTGAGAATATCCACACAGGGCGCTTCGTTTTCCACCATCCGCTGAAGCCCCCGAATCTGCCCTTCGATCCGCCGTAGACGGTCCAGAATTTTCTTTCTTTCAGCATCCATAATATACCCCCTATGGGTATATTTAGGTTTTTCCTTCCTGGTTGTCAAGAGCTACAGAGGTATTTTTAAAAAAAGAGGGTCTTAAGGCAGGAATAAACCGGCATCATCTACCGGGGTAGATGTACCGATCTCGTAAAAAGATTTTGACCTTTTCTTTCTTATACAAAAATCGACAAAAATGTCGAAGCGGTCACAACAGGCGGCCAATCCTCAACATCTTGTAATGACAGGATACCTTCTTATTGAATCCCGCTTTTTTCGACAGATCTTGCCTGTCGCCACAAACCGACAGAGAAACAAATTATCAAGTACATCAACAGGTTAGATTGTTTCCCGATGCTTGGCATTAATCCTGCTCGATAAAGCGCAAGAAGAACATAATTCGGGCGGCAGACACGGGCATGTCGAACCGAATAGCGACCCAAAACCAGGGGGAGCAATCCCCCTCTCCTCCTTCCCCCAAAACTCCCCCTCTTCTACAAACTCTCAAGGATACAACATCGCATGGCAAAATATTCCGGAATATTGTCTTTTCAATACCTTATACGGTTATAGAAGAGACTGGGCGGGATTCTGCTGTTTTTTATGCTTTTTCTCGGCGTTTCATTCGCCACACGAGTCTTCCTGCTGGTCAAGGCGGCTTCGAATGTATCCTGGGACTTGAGCCTACCGGCGGCGTTCGGCTGGGGGCTTCTTTTGAGAATAACTACAACCGGGAATTGGGCAAGAATGTTGTCTGGTCTCTCTTTGCCGCATTCAAGGACAATGAGCTGGCTTCGGCAACTATCAGAAGCTGGAGCATATCGAAGACGGAAATTTCGTCATCCTGAAGCCTGTTCACAAGACCGTTTCCTATCATTACGATTTCGTGACCGGCTCACTGTGGCAGTCGTTAAACGCAGGATTTGAGGAATGCCCGAAGTTCTTGCCCGTTATCTACATTCCCCACCTTCATGGCTTAAGAAGCCGAAAACTCTGGCTGACGGTTTCGAATGTCTGGACATCCTTATCGAAGTAATGCCTGGCAGCAGCCCTATACCAGATTCCATAGTTCCATTCGCCGGACATGATCCCGTAGTAGATGCACTTGAAGCGCAACTGCCCTTCCTTGGTCTTGAACTCGTAAACGATTTTGAAACCCGGGATGCCGGAGAGAGTTGCCGGAGAGCTTTCCAGAAGCTTGAAGTTTGTGATCATCGGATCGGACTTGATGTTGTCAATTGCGACATCGGCCATTTCCTGAGGCAGCATGTTCCGGCTGTACTTTTTCCTCGTGTGCTTCAGTTCCTGGTCTGTTTTGAAACGCTCGATGCGGATGGTCTGCAGGAGGACCCCATCGTGGGTTACCAGAAGGTCATTCACCGTATTGGATTTCATCCAACCTTCAGGCAGAGTCACCGAATAATTCTGCGATTCTTCCCGGTAATCACCCCCTACTCTGGCCCATGGGGCACAGGCCGTAAGAACCAAGAGGATCAGGACAAGCCAGCATTTCTTCATCGTATCCCCTCACTCGCATTGCTTTAGATATTCCAGGATGTAGGCTCTATCCTGCGCCTGTGGCGACAGGATCAGATATCTCTGCAGATGTTCTTTTGCCTGCGGCTTCTCTCCCTTTTTTAAATGTAGCAGTCCCAGGGCTTTATAGGAAGTTGCATACGCCGGATCTTTGCCGACGGATTTCCGGTAGAAATCCATCGCCCTGTCCACGTCGCCTTGCTCGTTCCTCTGTCTGCATACCTCGCCGAGGAGAAAGTGGACATGGGCATCATCGGGGTTCCGGGAAAGATACTTTTCCGCTTCGCGTTGAGCAATTTTATAATTTCCGGCACTAATGTTCTGGTCGGCATCAATGAGCAAAAGGGCAAAGGTTTTCTGCGAGAATATCTCCTCGTTTTTCATTCCGCCCTTCCCCGGGTGGAGGGTCTGCAGTTTTTCATAATTTTCGATTCTTTCCTGGAGCCGGGGATGGCTTCCAAAGAAGAAGGGTTCATCAATCTTGCGCTCCTCGACATCCTCTTTCAGCCGCAGAAATAGTTTTCCTGTTTCCGCCGGATCATATTGCGCCGCCACAACGAGCCCAAAGCCCTCCGTATCCGCCTCCGTTTCCAGTTCTCTGCTGTAGCCTTGAACGGCGGCGAGGGCTCCCACCTGCCCCAACAAACTGGCGATGCTCCCCCATGCCCCGGCAGCGCTGGTAATAACATTGAAGGTGGCCATAAAGGCTGCCTTGTTTTTTAAATCCCGCATTTGCTGTAATGCATGCCGATGGGTGACATGGGTCATCTCATGAGCCAGCAACGTGGCCAGTTCCGCCTCGTTTTCCATGCGGGCGATCATCCCTGAATGGACATAAACCACACCATTCGGGTACGAAAAGGCATTGAGCAGCGGATTCTTGAGGATGACAACCCGGAAGGCAACCTGTTGATGCACATCCGCGGGGTATAGCCTCTTTGCTATGTCATTGACATAGAGAACCAACTCCTCATCCCTGTATAACAGGTCACTCCTTTCCAATTTTTTCTGCTCTTCTTCAGAACGGTTCCAGAGACGCCGCTCATCGCTCTCAATCTGGAAGAATGAAGACGAACCGCCTCGAATCGGCATAACGGATGTCGTTTCACATCCGACAAGGAGGAAAAGAGCGATTAAGAGGAAGAGAGACCGGGCTATCTTCATCAGCGGCCTGCGGGAAAATCAGCCAATAATGCGGTTACAAGAGTTTTGACATCCTCCGGTTTTCTCAAATCATATTGATCACCGCTTTGTACATTGAACCAGAGGATATCCCCGGAGGAATCCACGACCGCAAGGCTGATGACAGCTACGCCTCCACGTGGAACTACATAGACACCGGTCAAGGCGCCAAGCACAACACCGGTTGCCATCAAGGCCTGTCGTCCCGCCGTGGAAATTTCATCCTGGGCATAAACGAAAATCAGGGCGTCAGCGTTGACCTTGGCTAGGAGGTCATGGATGGGGCCCAGGGTATAATCAAAAGAATTCAATTTCTCCGGAAAGAGGTTCGGCTCCGT
It contains:
- a CDS encoding DNA-binding protein, whose product is MKKVGFLAALIFVVCLSLVSESFAQRGMMWKGSGGWGMGTSYGRMYNPATVETISGEVIGIDKITPVRGMSYGVHMTVKTDKETLSVHLGPGWFIENQDIKIKPKDKIVVKGSRATFDGKPAIIAAEVKKGDEILKLRDENGFPVWSGWRRR
- a CDS encoding DUF6691 family protein codes for the protein MSTEQILGLITGVLFGFLLQKGRVLRYDKQLGALLLKDMTILKFMLSSILVGMVGITLLSNAGIISLGHKPMNVGAVVLGGALFGAGWAVMGFCPGTSVGALGEGRWHAIFAVLGMIAGAALYAELYPFFKSTVLAWKNFGKIGLPEVTGLSPWVVIALFWAGTISLFLWFEKKGL
- a CDS encoding YeeE/YedE thiosulfate transporter family protein, encoding MKMERKMKKKTANGGWSPYLAGALVGILAIVSVWATTELLGKSTYLGASTTFVRAAGLLERTVAGEHVSLNEYFTKEKVRVDWQFMLVCGIFLGALISSLSDKSFKLEGVPPIWKKRFGPSIGKRATGAFLGGMVAMVGARMADGCPSGHGLSGMMQLSVSAFVALAMFFGVGVLVAAIVYGRRPS
- a CDS encoding formate dehydrogenase subunit gamma; translated protein: MGEKRLEEKGLIVRHSAVELIEHWGIALSGLVLLLTGLFQLPMAQRYYITSLPGLSWSGDYFISLQVHYLASVIFIALAFFHLVYHGIRGDRGMIPRKGDIRTSVTVIKSFFGKGEEPPFSKYLPEQRLAYAGMAGIIAMLILSGLVKTWKNVYAPDMPLSIVLTATWVHNVFFVLFILAFLGHIAAIILKPNRPLVRGIFTGAVRLDYARHRHPLWLAEIERAMIHKAQE
- a CDS encoding 4Fe-4S dicluster domain-containing protein, whose amino-acid sequence is MEEEKIPKISRRSFLKASTGALAISGLSLPQAARAEGKEKVATLIDLTLCDGCTDRKMPACVAACKEINRNTIPTIADPIPIPWPRKTVEDWSEKREVSDRLTPYNFLYVHKADILWKGQARTIFVPRRCMHCDKPACATICPFSANHKHENGAVVIDQDLCFGGAKCKAVCPWEIPQRQSGVGIYLHILPTLMGNGVMYKCDLCSNLLKEGKQPGCIEACPRKAMLIGPRQEIAAMAEERAKAIDGFIYGKTENGGTATLYVSPVPFEQINGTMKKEPGLPDMKPGVQRRMASSDSAGKFVLGAPVLGIVVGAAAGFNWLSRRKKESHGEEQGNG
- a CDS encoding metal-sensitive transcriptional regulator, which encodes MDAERKKILDRLRRIEGQIRGLQRMVENEAPCVDILTQISAVIAAVKNTGNAMVQNHLQQCIHEASSKESDNAMEEFQKALARYIRMA
- a CDS encoding M48 family metallopeptidase; the protein is MKIARSLFLLIALFLLVGCETTSVMPIRGGSSSFFQIESDERRLWNRSEEEQKKLERSDLLYRDEELVLYVNDIAKRLYPADVHQQVAFRVVILKNPLLNAFSYPNGVVYVHSGMIARMENEAELATLLAHEMTHVTHRHALQQMRDLKNKAAFMATFNVITSAAGAWGSIASLLGQVGALAAVQGYSRELETEADTEGFGLVVAAQYDPAETGKLFLRLKEDVEERKIDEPFFFGSHPRLQERIENYEKLQTLHPGKGGMKNEEIFSQKTFALLLIDADQNISAGNYKIAQREAEKYLSRNPDDAHVHFLLGEVCRQRNEQGDVDRAMDFYRKSVGKDPAYATSYKALGLLHLKKGEKPQAKEHLQRYLILSPQAQDRAYILEYLKQCE